CCGGTGACGACCACCGCCAGATCACGGAAATCCAGCGGTCCCGGCTCGTCTGTCATGTTCGCTCCCTGCGGAGAGGTGGTGACCCGTCGGCGTCATCATGGGGTCCGAGGACTGTCTCCTGCGGATCGCGGAAGGTCCGCCTGCCGGACACATGCGGCTTGGCCGCGGGCGGCCAGCTGCAGGCTTCGGTCGGGATCCGGCTCGGACAGCGCCGCCTTGGTGTGGGCGATACCGGATCGCGGTACGCGTGCGATCTCTGCGGCGTACGCGCTCGCGGCGGTTGCCACGTCCGCGTCCGGGTGCGAGCTCAGGGCGAGCCCCATCTCCACCGCCTGCGCTCCTGTGAACTCCCGGCCCGTGAGGATCAGGTCCAGCGCGCGTTCCCGGCCCACCGTCCTCGGCAGCGAGACCGTGGCCCCCATGTCGGGTATCAGTCCGTACCGCACCTCGCGCAGAGCGAACCGTGCCGTGTGCGCGACGATGCGTACATCGCACGCGAGGGCGAGCTGGCAACCGGCGCCGAAGGCGACCCCGGTCACCGCGGCGATCACGAGGAACGGAGCCCGCTCCATCCAGCGGAACGCCTCCTGGGCCTTGGCGATGGACGGCAGCATCGGGTCGGGGTCGCCTTCGGGATGGGCGGCGAGCCGCTGGAGGAATCCGTCCGGTCGGCGCATCTCGTCGAGATCGATGCCCGAGCTGAACGACTCGCCGGTACCGCTGACGACGACGCACCGCACCTGCGGGTCCGCCGCCAATTCCGCTCCGGCTTCCGCCAGTTCGGCCCACATCAAGGGGGTCTGCGCATTGTGCCGGGCGGGCCGGTTCAGTGCGATACGGCGGATCGCGCCGCCGCCGTCGACGCTGATGTGTCTGGTGGTCATCCTCTGCTCCTTCAGGTGCGGGGCCGGATCACCGGGCGTGGTGCCGTCCTGTCACGGTCGCGCTGACGCACTGCCGCCCGGAGTTGTCGGTTCCCGTCACCTCGACCACGCCGAACGACTGGCCGAGGTGTACTGGCCGCGCCACCGCGGCTACCGATGTCCTGTCGGTCCGCCGCAGGTAGGAGACGCTGACCGTCGCCGTTCGCAGGTCGCTCCCGTGGTGGGCGAGCGCGGCCGATCCCGCCAGCTCCGTCAGTCCCGCCCAGACGCCGCCGTGGAGCGTTCCGTATCCGTTGTTCCACGGCTCGGTCCGGGGAAGCTCGGCCCGGGTGTCCTCGCCGTCCAGGGTCAGCCTGGCGCCGAGGTGGTCGGTGAAGTTCCCGGCGCCGCTGCCGACGGCATCCTCCGTCGCGGCATCCGCAGCCGCCGGGTGCAGAGGGCCGGACGCCGCGACGTTCTGGACCCAGGTGGAGCCCACCGCCACGAGCTCTCCTCGCTCGTCCGTCACCTCGCACTGGGCGAAGCCACCGCTCCGATCACTTCGCGGCACCCAGGACGTGGCATACAGCGCGGCGGTCCGCCACGGTGACGGGGCAACGATGTCGTACGCCAGCCGGGTGGTGAGCGACCAGCGTCCCGGTCCTGCCGCGTTGTAGATGGTCTCGGCCATCGAGTGGTCGAGGAGCACCGCCAGAGCTCCTGCCTGATGCCCGTCGGGGCCGTCCATCCACGGACCGGTGCGCATCACCGTTCGCAGAAAGCCGTCCTGGACGCGACACCCCAGGACGCCGAAGCGTCTTTCCACCGCACCCGGGGTGCAGGCGTGGGGTGCGTCGTCCAGCCGCGCGTGCTCCCGGGGAGTGAGGGCGCGGGGGGCATTTGGTCTGGGCAGGAACAAGGACATCGGGCTCCTCGGGTGGATGTGCCGTCGGCCGTCCGCTACTTGTTCCTGATCTTGCGGTAGGCGTCGTTGATACGGTCCACGATGTCGGGGTGCCAGATCACCTCGCGGTAGGCGAGGGTCTCGTAGGTCAGGGCGCTGACCGGGTCGAGTGCCGGCGAGGTCCGGGCCATCTCCTTGTTGTTGACGGCCGACTTCACGGTCGTCCCCGCGATGGAGGCGGCGAGGTCGCTCGCCTGCGCGACGACCTGGCCCTCGGGCGCCAGCCGGTCGATGAGGCCGATCCTCAGCGCCTCGTTCGCGTCGATCCGGTCGCCGGAGAAGGTCAGCAGCTTCGCCTGGCTCAGTCCGACGATCCTCCAGAGGGGGGAGAAATAGGGGGTGAGGCCGAACTTGATCTGCGGGTATCCGAAGAGGGCGTTCTCACTGCCGATCCGGATGTCGGTGAAGACGGCGATGTCGCAGCCGCCGCCCAGCGCCGGGCCGCCGACCGCAGCGATGCTGGGCTTGCGGTAGTTCAGCAGGGTGCCGTACGCACGCAGGCAGGCCTCGGAGTAGACCGCGCGGGTCTCCTCGGTGAACCCGGACTGCAGGTCCAGGTCCAGGCCGGCGCAGAAGATGTCCTCGCCGCCGGTCAGGACCACGGCGGCGACCTCGTCGTCGTACGCCCACGCGTCCAACTGGTCGCTCATGTCCGTCATCAGCTCGACGCTCAGTGCGTTGCGGCGGTCGAGGCGGTCGAAGGTGATGGTCCCGACTCCGTCCTTGACGACGGAGGTGATGTTTTCGAACGTGGTCATGTGCGGTTCCCTTTCTCCGGGGAGTTTCCTGAGGTCAGTTCTCTTCGTGCGGAAGAGGTGCGCCGAGGTTGAGGTGGTGTTTCTGGACCTTGCCGGTGGCGGTCCGGGGGATTTCGGGGATCACTTGCCAGTGCGTGGGGATCTTCTGTCTGGCCAGCTTCTGCGTCTCGAGGTGTGCGATCAGCGCCTGGGGACCGTGCCAGACGGCTCCCGGTCTCAGGACGATCCAGGCGCCCACGCCCTCGCCCATGCGCGCGTCGGGCACGGCGGTGACCGCCGCCGCCTCGACGTCGGGGTGTGATGCGAGGGCGAGCTCGATGTCCATCGTGGAGAACTTCTCGCCGCCGCGGTTGATGATGTCCTTGACGCGGCCTGTCATCCGCACCCAGCCGGAGGGGTCGACCTCGCCCACGTCGCCGGGGTAGAACCAGCCTTCGCCGTCGATCTGTGCCTTTGTCAGGTCGGGGTCGGTGTAGCCGGACAGCAGCTGCGGTCCCCGGATCCGCAGCTCACCGACGGTTCCCGGCGGCACCGGCCGCCGATCGGCGTCGACGGCCTGGATCTCCATGCCCCGCTGCATCCGTCCGTCCCACTCCCGGCGCCGGGCGAGCGGGTCGTCCGCGGAGGCGGCGGCGCACACACCAGCCGTCTCCGTCATGCCGTAGGCCCGGACCACCGCGACGCCGACGTTTCCGGCACGGTCGACGAGGGACGGCGGGATCGTGGCACCGGAACAGGCGTACGTCGGCAGGCGGTAGTCCGGTGACAGGTCTCGCTCGTAGCGCTCCACGAGGTCGGAGACGAACACGGTGGCCCCCATCATGAGCGAGACCCGGTGCTGCTCGATCAGCCCGAGGGCCTCGTCGGGCTGCCAGCCTCGTGTGATCACGGACCGCCCGCCGAGGAAGGCCGGGAAGATCACAGCCGCCAGGAAGCCGCCGAGATGGGAGAGCGGCGTCGGGGTGAGCGTCACGGTGTGTTCGTCGGTGCCGAGCACCTCCTGGAAGTTCCGCATGTGTGCGAACAGCGCGCGGCTGGAGAGCAGTGCGCCCTTGGGCAGCGACGTCGTCCCCGACGTGTACAGCAGCAGAGCGGGTTCCTCCGCCGCAAGCGGCTCGGGCAGCGGCCCGGCCTCGCCCGAGGCGTCGGGCACCTGCGCCCAGCCGTCCGGATGGCCGCCCACCACGTAGCGCACGGCCGGGGAGAGGCCGAGTTCGGCGAGCAGGCCGTCGAGTTCCTCGGTCGGCCGCCGCTTGCCGAGTTCGGCCGCGGTGGCCACCGCGCTGGGGCGGCAGTCGGCCAGGATGCGGCGCATCTCGTGCTCGCGGTAGATCGGCACCACGGGGACGTCGATCGCGCCGATCCGGAATGCCGCGACCTGGAGGACCAAGGCTTCGAGGCAGTTGGGCAGTTGCACGAGGACCCGGTCGCCGCGGCGGACACCGCGCCGGACGAGGTCGGTGGCCACCGCCGTGGTCCAGCGGTCGAACTCCTGGTAGGTCAGGCTCCGTCCCTCGAAGGAGAACAGTTCCCTGTCCGGGAACCGCTTCGCCTGCGAGGAGAGCAGATCACCGATCCGGTCTTCGGTCCACAAGCCGATCGCCCGGTAACCGGCATACCGGTAGGCCGTGGCCAGGTCGGACACCGTCGTCATCGAGGTGCTCCCTTCGGATGTGCGGGGCCCCGTGCGGCTAACGGGCGGGGCCAGAGACCCGTGTGGAGGGACGTTCAGCGGAAGATCGCTGAACGGCTGGCTGTCAGTTGTCAGGTCCTGACGAGAAGAGAGGAGCAGAGGCGCCCTGCGCGGAGGGCTGGCGACTCGCCATGGGTACGTGGCTGACTCGTTGCGTTGAACTTATCTAGTTAATATTCACTAAGCAAGGTCTCCGGGCCGACCATCGAGTGGCTGTTTGCCCCCGAGGAAGGCCTCGGTGCTGCAGGCTGCTTTGCCCGGTGCCCTCGCCCGGACGGCCCCGCGGCAGCCGGACCGAGGGCGATGGTCGGGGTTCGGAGGCAGTCCTGCCGCCGAAGCCACTCGCCTGTCAGGCGGACTCGCCCGCCCGTCAATCCAGTTGAACCGCGCCGTGTGGGCGGCGCACAGGAAGCCGATGTCCTCACCGACGCCGATGAGGTCGTCGACCCGGCGGACAACGGGTCTGCGTTGGTCGAAGCATCGGTACGGATCAGAACGATCACCCGTCGGCGTCCGGTCCTGCGGGTCTGTGCCGAGGCGGCGGCCCGACCCACTCTTCGCGATGCTCCACGGCGCGGGCACGCCATCGGTCATGAGGGACTTCACCGGGAGGCTGGGCCGGCACCCACTCCAATCCCCGCCCCGGCTTGGCCTTACGCCGCGTCCGCGTCCGCCAACCGGAATCCGCCGAAGGCCTGAGTCAGACCTCGTCAGGCGCGATCCGGGCCGGATCCGCTTCAAGCACCGCGCGCAGGAGTGCCCCGAGCTCGCCCTCTATCTGCCGTCGCCCGTGCAGGTCTCCGACGCGGACCACGTCATTGACGACTCCTCGTGCCGCGTAGACCAGTGCGCGATCCTCGCCGGCGGACAGGTCGGCACGCACCAGCCGCAGTGCGACCGTCCACGCCTCGACGTTCGCGTCCAGCTCGGCGCCGATCCTGTCCGCAGCCTCCCGCGGGAGGTTGATCGCCTCGGTCACGTAGACGCCGAAAAGGTGGCGCTGCTGGACGCCGGCGCGGATGTAGTCACTCACCAGATCACCGAGCGGGACCCCCGTCCGGCCTTCCCCCTCACGCGCGGCAAGTCCGTGCGCGGCCTGGGCGAAGGCCGTCACGAGGATCTCGGACTTCGTCTCGAAGTGGTAGTAGATGCTGGGCCCCGACAGGCCTACCGCCGCACCGATGTCGTCGAGACTCACCCCCGTGTAGCCGTGCTCGTGAAAGAGCTCGATCGCCGTTTCCAGCAGCTCTTCGGCACGTGACCGCGAGTCCTGCCCGCGGCGTGGTTCGAGGGACGGCTGCGCTTGGCCGTCCTCCGCCGTCGGCAGCCGTGTGTGGGCGGCGGCGATCGCGGCGGCGGCGAGAACGCGCTGATGTTCGGTGCGGGGCAGATGTACGCCGCTGACCGATGCGCTCGCCAGCGTCGCCAGCGCGGCCGTGACGAGCAACTTGCTCTGGCCGAGGTCGACGTCGGGGCGAGCGCGCCTCAGCTGCTCGGAGAACCGCAGGATGAAGCGGGCGAACCTGGCGTCGATCGCCGCCCGCTCCTCACCACCGAGATGCCGCTTCTCCCTCTGCAGCAGAACCCACAGGTCACGCCGGTCGAGGGCGGCGCCCGCCAGGCGGAAGAGGATGTCGTCGAGCGACTGCCCGACGCCGTCGAGAGCCGCGTCCGCCACGTCGAGCCCGCTGTCGATGGCGCCCGCGAGCAGTGCGTTCTTGTTCCGGAAGTGCCGGTAGACGGCGGGGGCCGTGACCCCGACCTCGGTCGCCACGTCGGCGAGGGCGACCGCATGGAAGCCGTAGCGGTAGAACCGCCGCGCCGCGGTCTCCGCCAGCTGCCTTCTGCGCTCCTCCGCTCCCAGTCGGGGTGCGCGCTGACCACTTCGTGTCGTCGCTCTAGCCACAGCTCATCTTCCCATCGCCTTGCCCGCGTGATTCGCCGGACCCGAAACGAAAACACATCAGGGTCTTGTTTAGTGAATATTAACTAAGCTACGGTCCCGGGGACAACCTGCTCCCACTCCTGGAAGGAAGCCCAGGTATGTCCTCCCGCACACCGTCGTCGCCGGAAGCGTTCATCTACGACGCCATCCGCACCCCGCGAGGCCGGGGCAAACGGTCCGGGTCCCTGCACACGATCAAGCCCGTGTCGCTGGTCGTGGGACTCGTCCAGGAACTGCAGGCACGCCATCCACGCCTTGATCCCGCCGCCGTGGACGACCTGGTCCTGGGCATCGTCTCGCCCGTCGGCGACCAGGGCTCGGTCCTGCCCCGTACGGCGGCGCTCGCGGCCGGTCTGCCCGACACCGTGTCCGGACTTCAGCTCAACCGCTTCTGCGGGTCCGGACTGGAAGCCGTGAACACCGCGGCGCAGAAGGTGCGTTCCGGATGGGACAACCTGGTGATCGCCGGCGGCGTCGAATCGATGT
Above is a window of Streptomyces griseorubiginosus DNA encoding:
- a CDS encoding class I adenylate-forming enzyme family protein; its protein translation is MTTVSDLATAYRYAGYRAIGLWTEDRIGDLLSSQAKRFPDRELFSFEGRSLTYQEFDRWTTAVATDLVRRGVRRGDRVLVQLPNCLEALVLQVAAFRIGAIDVPVVPIYREHEMRRILADCRPSAVATAAELGKRRPTEELDGLLAELGLSPAVRYVVGGHPDGWAQVPDASGEAGPLPEPLAAEEPALLLYTSGTTSLPKGALLSSRALFAHMRNFQEVLGTDEHTVTLTPTPLSHLGGFLAAVIFPAFLGGRSVITRGWQPDEALGLIEQHRVSLMMGATVFVSDLVERYERDLSPDYRLPTYACSGATIPPSLVDRAGNVGVAVVRAYGMTETAGVCAAASADDPLARRREWDGRMQRGMEIQAVDADRRPVPPGTVGELRIRGPQLLSGYTDPDLTKAQIDGEGWFYPGDVGEVDPSGWVRMTGRVKDIINRGGEKFSTMDIELALASHPDVEAAAVTAVPDARMGEGVGAWIVLRPGAVWHGPQALIAHLETQKLARQKIPTHWQVIPEIPRTATGKVQKHHLNLGAPLPHEEN
- a CDS encoding enoyl-CoA hydratase/isomerase family protein; protein product: MTTRHISVDGGGAIRRIALNRPARHNAQTPLMWAELAEAGAELAADPQVRCVVVSGTGESFSSGIDLDEMRRPDGFLQRLAAHPEGDPDPMLPSIAKAQEAFRWMERAPFLVIAAVTGVAFGAGCQLALACDVRIVAHTARFALREVRYGLIPDMGATVSLPRTVGRERALDLILTGREFTGAQAVEMGLALSSHPDADVATAASAYAAEIARVPRSGIAHTKAALSEPDPDRSLQLAARGQAACVRQADLPRSAGDSPRTP
- a CDS encoding enoyl-CoA hydratase/isomerase family protein; the encoded protein is MTTFENITSVVKDGVGTITFDRLDRRNALSVELMTDMSDQLDAWAYDDEVAAVVLTGGEDIFCAGLDLDLQSGFTEETRAVYSEACLRAYGTLLNYRKPSIAAVGGPALGGGCDIAVFTDIRIGSENALFGYPQIKFGLTPYFSPLWRIVGLSQAKLLTFSGDRIDANEALRIGLIDRLAPEGQVVAQASDLAASIAGTTVKSAVNNKEMARTSPALDPVSALTYETLAYREVIWHPDIVDRINDAYRKIRNK
- a CDS encoding TetR/AcrR family transcriptional regulator, with product MARATTRSGQRAPRLGAEERRRQLAETAARRFYRYGFHAVALADVATEVGVTAPAVYRHFRNKNALLAGAIDSGLDVADAALDGVGQSLDDILFRLAGAALDRRDLWVLLQREKRHLGGEERAAIDARFARFILRFSEQLRRARPDVDLGQSKLLVTAALATLASASVSGVHLPRTEHQRVLAAAAIAAAHTRLPTAEDGQAQPSLEPRRGQDSRSRAEELLETAIELFHEHGYTGVSLDDIGAAVGLSGPSIYYHFETKSEILVTAFAQAAHGLAAREGEGRTGVPLGDLVSDYIRAGVQQRHLFGVYVTEAINLPREAADRIGAELDANVEAWTVALRLVRADLSAGEDRALVYAARGVVNDVVRVGDLHGRRQIEGELGALLRAVLEADPARIAPDEV
- a CDS encoding PaaI family thioesterase, which produces MSLFLPRPNAPRALTPREHARLDDAPHACTPGAVERRFGVLGCRVQDGFLRTVMRTGPWMDGPDGHQAGALAVLLDHSMAETIYNAAGPGRWSLTTRLAYDIVAPSPWRTAALYATSWVPRSDRSGGFAQCEVTDERGELVAVGSTWVQNVAASGPLHPAAADAATEDAVGSGAGNFTDHLGARLTLDGEDTRAELPRTEPWNNGYGTLHGGVWAGLTELAGSAALAHHGSDLRTATVSVSYLRRTDRTSVAAVARPVHLGQSFGVVEVTGTDNSGRQCVSATVTGRHHAR